One Devosia litorisediminis genomic window carries:
- a CDS encoding tripartite tricarboxylate transporter TctB family protein, which yields MVDDSKPAEAMQTSRTVEVEPPAMIKADLVAGLFFIVLAAATFFGSWTMDRLEVRRINPLTVPGLVPGMLAIALMICGLILTVRSLRSPAPGGWSGLGNAIISTSAQRAAAVLVLTLSYTLVLVGWLPFWLATGIFVFVFILVFEVWLASPRRTLIQTLPWALGLAVVTATVVTLVFQRLFLVRLP from the coding sequence ATGGTCGACGATTCAAAACCCGCCGAAGCGATGCAGACATCCCGGACCGTGGAGGTCGAACCCCCTGCCATGATCAAGGCGGATCTGGTGGCCGGGCTATTCTTTATCGTGCTGGCCGCAGCCACCTTCTTTGGCTCCTGGACCATGGATCGGCTTGAAGTGCGCCGCATCAATCCGCTGACCGTGCCCGGCCTGGTGCCCGGCATGCTTGCCATTGCGTTGATGATCTGCGGCCTGATCCTGACCGTGCGCTCCCTGCGTTCGCCCGCGCCGGGCGGCTGGAGCGGTCTGGGCAACGCCATCATTTCCACCTCGGCCCAGCGGGCTGCCGCCGTGCTGGTGCTGACCCTGAGCTACACGCTGGTGCTGGTCGGCTGGCTGCCCTTCTGGCTGGCGACCGGCATTTTCGTCTTTGTTTTCATTCTGGTGTTTGAAGTGTGGCTGGCATCGCCGCGCCGCACCCTGATCCAGACCCTGCCCTGGGCGCTCGGACTGGCCGTGGTCACCGCAACGGTCGTCACACTGGTATTCCAGCGCCTGTTCCTCGTGCGTCTACCCTGA